From Candidatus Mycalebacterium zealandia:
GGTGCGAGCGTGGGAATTTTCTCAACGCTCTGCCACTTGAGGACTTGCGCAACTGGCTGAAAACGCGCGGATAAAAATGACCGACTCTGCTAAAAATCTGGTTCGCAAAGAGTATTCCGAACTGAAAAAACTCATAAAAAAGCACAACCGTCTCTACTATGAGAAAGACAGCCCTGAAATAACCGACTCCGAATATGACAAACTCATGTCGCGTTTTCGTGAGATTGAGAAGGAAAACCCTGAATTTGTTTCTGCTGACTCCCCGTCCCGGAAAATCGGCGGCAAACCCTCCTCGCATTTTGCGCCCGTAACTCATCTGAAAAAAATGATGAGCATAGACAACATCTCAGCCGGAGAAACCGATGACCGTCCGCAGAAGGCGCACGCATTTGACGCGCGGGTCGCCAAAGCGACCGGAGCCAGCCCCGCTTACGTCGTGCAAATGAAATTTGATGGTGTTTCGGCTTCCCTTGTGTATGAGAACAGCAAACTCGCCCGCGCCGCCACGCGCGGAGACGGTTCGGTTGGCGAGGACATTACGGAAAACATCAAAACCATCAAATCCGTGCCGAACGCTCTTTGCGGCAAAGTCCGCGCGCCCGAAATTATTGAGATACGCGGCGAGGTAATAATACTCCTTGACGATTTTGAAAAACTGAACAGCGAAATGACAAACTCCGAAGGCGAGCCTTTTGCGAATCCGCGAAACGCGGCGGCGGGCTCCTTGCGGCAGATTGACTCTCGAATTACCGCTTTGCGCCCGTTGAGATTTTTTGCGTGGGGTGTCGGACACATGTCTGGCGGTAATCCTATGCCTGATGAAATGGCGGTTTCCCGTGCGCTTGAGGGCTGGGGCTTTAAGATGGAAGGCGGTCCCCGCTTGTGCGGAGGTGTTGAAGAGGCGGTCAAGTTTTGCGGTGAGGCGGAGGAAAAAAGAGAATCATTAAAATACGATGCGGACGGAGTTGTTATCAAGGTGAATGATATGAACTTGCGGCAAACCCTCGGCGAAACCGCGAAACATCCGCGCTGGTGTGTCGCTTACAAATTCAAACCCCGTCATAGCGAGACAATTCTGAAAGACATAACAGTTCAGGTTGGCAGAACCGGAATTTTAACCCCCGTCGCTGAACTTGAGCCCGTTAACATCGGTGGTGTTACGGTCAGAAGAGCGTCTTTGCACAACGCGAATTTTATAGAGGAGCGAGACATTCGGGTTGGTGACACGGTCGTTGTGAAACGCGCGGGAGATGTCATTCCCGAAGTTGTAAAAGTCGTCGGAAAAGACCGCTCTGGCAGACCGCCCGGATTCAAGTGGAGCAAGGTTTGTCCCGTCTGTCCTT
This genomic window contains:
- the ligA gene encoding NAD-dependent DNA ligase LigA; the protein is MTDSAKNLVRKEYSELKKLIKKHNRLYYEKDSPEITDSEYDKLMSRFREIEKENPEFVSADSPSRKIGGKPSSHFAPVTHLKKMMSIDNISAGETDDRPQKAHAFDARVAKATGASPAYVVQMKFDGVSASLVYENSKLARAATRGDGSVGEDITENIKTIKSVPNALCGKVRAPEIIEIRGEVIILLDDFEKLNSEMTNSEGEPFANPRNAAAGSLRQIDSRITALRPLRFFAWGVGHMSGGNPMPDEMAVSRALEGWGFKMEGGPRLCGGVEEAVKFCGEAEEKRESLKYDADGVVIKVNDMNLRQTLGETAKHPRWCVAYKFKPRHSETILKDITVQVGRTGILTPVAELEPVNIGGVTVRRASLHNANFIEERDIRVGDTVVVKRAGDVIPEVVKVVGKDRSGRPPGFKWSKVCPVCPSCGGEVSKMGDEANFICANPSCPEQLKQMIAHMASRGIFDIKGLGRETVSALVEDGVVKDIADIFSLTKERIAGMEGFAEKSSSELEREINESKEVNFGVFIAALGIRHVGKQTSELFAVEFESVDDFFSASEDILSSIKGVGPETAKTVADFTGCAKGVELKDKMLRFGVKLNYPSGRNSGAKEGISGKTFVITGRFSKPRAEIEKAIRGAGGVVSSSVSSKTDCLVRGADSGSKLNKAERLGVRIVDEKTLQKML